In Trichoderma atroviride chromosome 2, complete sequence, one DNA window encodes the following:
- a CDS encoding uncharacterized protein (TransMembrane:6 (i251-275o514-541i1041-1061o1067-1088i1095-1116o1122-1145i)~CAZy:GT2_Chitin_synth) has translation MGNLRRRPIRAMSLPERPGATSPNYNRRASYRNPPASRRARPSDIEAGVYETSSISGHHRGKSVSSYAETISNSNVNTESMPLSPTEPSSGRTPDPAFTRKRSLIRPERNRIDKEHRNYHYHRHAANMNVLPSSTGNDPLLENLAASTERSANTESVSDETPRPSRSRTASGDHEKSGVKVKTSQRKSSGKITKENSKRSSKRKSKPVEDQVRPPSFWNVYCAIVTFWCPDFILGCCKPTRAQRRAWREKMGLISIILAIMAIVGFVTFGFTAAVCGSPPVRLRVNEVSGGYMIFHGVAYDLSNSHHPAAEGIPLEQNGLGANVLFDLPEKHSGDDGSFLFQNVNGNCKGLITRAEGSDVPTDDSGNLAWYFPCTTFKQDGSSTPNLTIPYYLGYACHTSVNARDAFYLDLHGTADVYFTWDDIKNSSRNLISYSGSVLDLNLLNWFNESQVQIPDRFKELRDTSSDVNKAIRGRDVTRMFQSSSDKKNMQCFEDIIKVGSIDTETVGCIASKVVLYCALVLILSVVGARFALALIFQWFISRNYAAAKTSQSSDRRKRNRQIEDWSEDIYRAPVRLPGDGSTVVTSDRSKRASSFLPTTSRFSGVSGPDRSSSSRRVPTTMASQGGSSSLYPPAPMYKQGNDSRVSFLRSDPYGPGTISEGPGPAGFIHDAVVPQPPADWMPFGFPLAHTMLLVTAYSEGAEGIRTTLDSIATTDYPNSHKVIVVICDGIITGAGETVSTPDVCVSMMKDFSIPAELVKPYSYVAVASGSKRHNMAKVYCGFYDYGSSSRIPADKQQRVPMITIVKCGTPAEEKGSKPGNRGKRDSQIILMSFLQKVMFDERMTELEYEMFNGLWKVTGISPDYYEILLMVDADTKVFPDSLTHMVSAMVKDPDIMGLCGETKIANKRASWVSAIQVFEYFVSHHLAKSFESVFGGVTCLPGCFCMYRIKAPKGGQNYWVPILANPDIVEHYSENVVETLHEKNLYLLGEDRYLTTLMLRTFPKRKQVFVPQAVCKTTVPEEFMVLLSQRRRWINSTVHNLMELVLVRDLCGTFCFSMQFVVSVELIGTLVLPAAIAFTFYVVITSIIQRPPQIIPLVLLGLILGLPGVLVIVTAHSWSYIVWMLIYLLSLPVWNFILPVYAFWKFDDFSWGETRKTDGDKKGGGHGESKGEFDSSKITMKRWAEFERDKRAKSAYWGSRENVVSGGTNSWAMPPPGHHSEEYFSDA, from the exons ATGGGAAACCTGCGGAGGCGGCC TATAAGAGCCATGTCTCTACCTGAGCGGCCTGGGGCTACTAGCCCCAACTATAATCGCCGAGCCAGCTATCGAAACCCGCCGGCATCGCGACGCGCGCGACCCTCGGACATCGAAGCTGGCGTATACGAGACGTCTTCCATTTCGGGACATCATCGTGGGAAATCCGTCTCCTCATATGCAGAGACAATTTCGAACTCTAATGTGAATACAGAGAGCATGCCTCTGTCGCCCACCGAGCCCTCGTCCGGGAGGACTCCTGATCCTGCCTTCACGCGCAAGAGGAGCCTCATCAGACCGGAGAGGAACCGCATCGACAAAGAGCACAGGAACTACCACTACCACCGCCATGCCGCCAACATGAACGTCTTGCCGTCTTCCACGGGAAATGACCCTTTGCTGGAAAATCTGGCGGCATCAACAGAGCGATCTGCCAACACTGAAAGCGTTTCCGACGAGACTCCTCGCCCTTCCCGGAGCCGAACGGCTAGCGGAGACCACGAGAAGAGTGGTGTCAAGGTCAAAACCTCGCAGCGCAAGTCATCGGGCAAAatcacaaaagaaaacagcaaGCGATCTTCGAAACGCAAGTCCAAGCCTGTGGAGGACCAAGTCCGACCGCCAAGCTTCTGGAACGTCTACTGCGCGATTGTGACTTTCTGGTGCCCCGATTTCATCCTTGGGTGCTGCAAACCAACCAGAGCTCAGCGCCGAGcatggagagaaaagatgggcttgatcagcatcatcttggcAATCATGGCCATAGTTGGTTTCGTTACGTTCGGATTTACTGCTGCCGTTTGCGGCTCGCCTCCAGTTCGACTGCGTGTCAATGAAGTCTCTGGAGGGTACATGATTTTCCACGGAGTGGCCTACGACTTGTCCAACTCTCACCATCCTGCTGCAGAGGGTATTCCGTTGGAACAGAATGGTCTTGGTGCTAATGTCTTGTTTGACCTTCCCGAGAAGCACTCTGGAGACGATGGCAGCTTTCTCTTCCAAAACGTCAATGGTAACTGCAAGGGCCTCATCACTCGTGCTGAAGGCTCTGATGTCCCTACCGACGATTCTGGCAACCTGGCTTGGTATTTTCCATGCACAACTTTCAAGCAAGATGGGTCTTCTACCCCCAACTTGACCATCCCGTACTACCTTGGATATGCGTGCCATACCTCGGTCAATGCCCGAGACGCATTCTATCTCGATCTTCACGGCACGGCGGATGTATACTTCACATGGGATGATATCAAGAACAGCTCTCGCAACCTCATCTCTTATTCTGGTAGCGTCTTGGACCTTAATCTTCTCAACTGGTTCAATGAGAGCCAGGTCCAGATCCCTGATCGTTTCAAGGAGCTCCGAGACACATCTTCCGATGTCAACAAGGCTATTCGTGGTCGCGATGTGACACGCATGTTCCAGTCTTCGTCtgacaagaagaacatgCAGTGCTTCGAAGATATTATCAAGGTTGGCTCCATCGATACCGAGACTGTCGGCTGCATCGCTTCCAAGGTTGTGCTCTACTGCGCCCTGGTTTTGATTCTCTCTGTCGTCGGAGCAAGATTCGCTCTGGCCCTCATTTTCCAATGGTTCATCAGCCGCAACTATGCTGCCGCCAAGACATCTCAGAGCTCTGACCGAAGAAAGCGTAATCGCCAGATTGAAGATTGGTCTGAGGATATTTATCGTGCTCCTGTTCGACTTCCCGGCGATGGCAGCACGGTTGTCACCTCGGATAGAAGCAAGCGAGCATCCTCTTTCCTACCCACCACGTCACGATTTTCTGGTGTCTCTGGACCGGATCgaagctcttcatctcgtcGAGTTCCCACCACAATGGCTAGCCAAGGTGGCTCTAGTTCTCTGTACCCTCCTGCTCCCATGTATAAGCAGGGCAACGACAGCCGTGTGAGCTTCCTTCGTTCAGACCCATACGGCCCGGGCACCATCTCTGAAGGCCCCGGACCAGCTGGCTTTATCCATGACGCCGTTGTCCCCCAGCCTCCCGCTGACTGGATGCCCTTTGGATTTCCTCTTGCGCACACCATGCTCCTGGTTACAGCCTACTCTGAGGGAGCGGAAGGCATTCGAACTACTTTGGACTCCATCGCCACTACAGATTACCCCAACAGCCACAAAGTCATCGTTGTTATTTGTGATGGCATCATTACAGGCGCGGGTGAGACTGTATCAACTCCGGATGTCTGTGTAAGCATGATGAAAGATTTCTCTATTCCCGCCGAACTGGTAAAGCCGTATTCCTATGTTGCTGTAGCAAGTGGATCTAAACGACACAACATGGCCAAGGTATACTGCGGATTCTACGACTATGGGTCTTCGTCTCGAATTCCAGCGGATAAACAACAGCGGGTGCCCATGATTACAATTGTCAAGTGTGGCACTCCTGCAGAGGAAAAGGGATCCAAGCCTGGCAACCGAGGCAAGCGTGACAGTCAGATCATTCTCATGTCATTCCTACAAAAAGTCATGTTTGACGAGCGAATGACGGAGCTTGAATATGAGATGTTTAATGGATTATGGAAAGTCACCGGCATCTCTCCGGACTACTATGAAATTCTGCTCATGGTAGACGCCGATACAAAGGTTTTCCCTGACAGTCTTACTCACATGGTTTCCGCTATGGTCAAGGATCCGGATATCATGGGTCTTTGTGGCGAGACCAAGATTGCCAACAAACGAGCCAGCTGGGTGTCTGCCATTCAAGTGTTCGAGTACTTTgtctctcatcatctcgccAAGTCCTTTGAATCTGTCTTTGGTGGTGTTACCTGTCTGCCTGGCTGTTTCTGCATGTATCGTATCAAGGCGCCAAAGGGAGGGCAAAACTATTGGGTTCCAATTTTGGCCAACCCTGACATTGTGGAGCACTATTCGGAAAATGTGGTCGAGACCCTTCACGAGAAGAACTTGTACCTCCTCGGTGAGGATCGTTATCTGACTACACTCATGCTGCGGACTTTCCCCAAGCGAAAGCAGGTCTTTGTTCCCCAAGCTGTTTGCAAGACTACGGTTCCAGAAGAATTCATGGTTCTATTGTCACAGCGGCGTCGCTGGATTAACTCCACCGTTCATAACCTTATGGAGCTGGTTCTAGTCCGCGATCTCTGTGGCACCTTTTGTTTCAGTATGCAGTTTGTTGTCTCTGTCGAACTCATTGGTACTCTTGTGCTTCCAGCAGCCATCGCCTTTACCTTTTATGTCG TTATTACATCCATCATTCAACGCCCCCCGCAGATTATACCGTTGGTGCTCCTGGGTCTCATCCTTGGTCTTCCTGGTgttctcgtcatcgtcaccgCACACTCTTGGTCCTACATCGTTTGGATGCTCATCTACCTCCTGTCTCTCCCCGTTTGGAACTTTATCCTCCCGGTCTATGCCTTCTGGAAGTTTGACGACTTCTCGTGGGGTGAAACTCGCAAAACTGATGGTGATAAGAAGGGCGGCGGCCACGGAGAGAGCAAAGGAGAATttgacagcagcaagatTACGATGAAGCGATGGGCTGAGTTTGAGCGAGACAAGCGTGCGAAGAGCGCCTACTGGGGATCGAGGGAGAACGTCGTCAGTGGTGGTACCAATAGCTGGGCGATGCCTCCTCCTGGTCACCACAGCGAAGAGTACTTTTCCGACGCGTAA
- a CDS encoding uncharacterized protein (EggNog:ENOG41), with translation MVPLPLFKLASLFVRHVSKYGANRIKAQAHDHPRFRALAAKYGQAIHQINMKLSVALLRDPEAERRAKEIAEAPTVKTEQQLKKEEQAKQKAKKNNELEPASYPKFTLQNVWRRKFRPLPEGKAVDLFADVAGDTFILGVAGALIIYEYWKSSQKPDANKERLEELNRRFEELQKKEEELADAEQRQRQRFESLEEALRALKDPKTKQPLLPSLQPSN, from the exons ATGGTGCCCCTCCCGCTGTTCAAGCTCGCATCTCTCTTCGTGCGGCATGTCTCCAAGTATGGCGCA AATCGCATCAAGGCGCAAGCCCATGACCATCCTCGATTCCGCGCACTCGCAGCCAAATACGGTCAGGCAATCCATCAGATCAACATGAAGCTGTCTGTTGCCCTCCTGAGAGATCCCGAGGCCGAGCGACGAGCCAAAGAAATAGCCGAAGCCCCCACAGTCAAaacagagcagcagcttaaaaaagaagaacaagccaagcagaaggcgaagaagaataaCGAACTCGAGCCGGCTAGCTACCCCAAGTTTACGCTTCAAAACGTATGGCGGCGAAAGTTCCGACCGTTGCCAGAGGGAAAGGCTGTGGATTTATTCGCTGACGTTGCTGGCGATACGTTTATTCTCGGCGTGGCGGGAGCATTGATTATATACGAGTACTGGAAATCGTCACAAAAGCCCGATGCTAATAAAGAGCGGTTAGAGGAGCTCAACAGGAGGTTTGAAGAGCTtcagaagaaagaggaggaactgGCAGATGccgagcagcggcagcggcagcgatTCGAATCGCTCGAAGAAGCTTTAAGAGCATTGAAGGACCCCAAGACAAAGCAACCATTATTACCATCACTGCAACCGAGCAACTAG
- a CDS encoding uncharacterized protein (EggNog:ENOG41) — MFCSSLRKRKEWAQLVPALSRSTAPGWKGNLKAIGTRCRASKVGELTFQPIPLETNLHGHDVAFALPPQSEDHEPRVSFKLILLSSEEAKTAEVEARIERLSMLNGGQKVAIMLLLDGSGRVDSLVHLQMR; from the coding sequence ATGTTCTGTTCATCCCTCAGAAAGCGAAAGGAATGGGCGCAATTAGTTCCAGCTCTCTCACGAAGCACCGCTCCAGGTTGGAAAGGTAACTTGAAGGCCATCGGTACTAGGTGTCGCGCTTCAAAGGTAGGAGAGCTGACATTTCAGCCAATTCCCTTAGAGACCAATCTCCACGGCCACGACGTTGCTTTTGCTCTGCCACCGCAAAGCGAGGATCATGAGCCACGCGTCTCCTTTAAGCTCATTCTCCTCTCGtccgaagaagcaaaaaccGCAGAGGTCGAGGCCAGGATTGAAAGATTGTCCATGCTCAATGGTGGGCAAAAAGTGGCCATTATGCTTCTACTAGACGGAAGCGGACGAGTGGACTCGTTGGTTCACTTACAGATGAGGTGA
- a CDS encoding uncharacterized protein (EggNog:ENOG41~TransMembrane:4 (i12-31o51-71i83-101o107-128i)) — protein MGKLIKNHWARLIMLTAATYQIGAAIEGFIWPKIFWDFLTHSLDVMVKPFPVLQIINLIFGIAMIALEWPLPLLAGTSVHRSIEFRLAVLPLSALACLLMYQSTNPGLYYLVGMGAYFWAFSEGEIICAKPWTLPPRTPNASSKV, from the exons ATGGGCAAGCTTATCAAGAACCACTGGGCTCGGCTCATCATGCTCACAGCCGCTACTT ACCAAATCGGCGCCGCCATCGAGGGCTTCATCTGGCCCAAGATCTTCTGGGACTTCCTCACCCACTCGCTCGACGTCATGGTCAAGCCCTTCCCCGTCCTGCAAATCATCAACCTCATCTTCGGCATCGCCATGATCGCCCTGGAGTGGCCCCTTCCCCTGCTCGCCGGCACCAGCGTCCACCGATCCATCGAGTTCCGCCTTGCCGTCCTGCCGCTGTCCGCGCTCGCCTGCCTGCTCATGTATCAGTCTACGAATCCGGGCCTGTATTATCTGGTGGGCATGGGTGCATATTTCTGGGCTTTCAGCGAAGGCGAG ATCATCTGCGCAAAACCCTGGACTCTACCTCCGCGAACACCAAATGCAAGCAGCAAAGTCTGA
- a CDS encoding uncharacterized protein (EggNog:ENOG41) — protein sequence MTRGESTQVKVHYKGKQEDFIVFVDDVETYKKWQSDKSIPPAQFVSTFNVFLTHKQGAQGTFDTASKVELAAEFDTENSDEALLKILEQGSMQNMEMPGRQGVTNESMSSMRVK from the exons ATGACTCGCGGAGAATCTACTCAGGTCAAGGTTCACTACAAGGGAAAGCAGGAGgacttcatcgtctttgtgGATGATGTAGAGACATACAAGAAGTGGCAGAGCGACAAGAGCATTCCTCCTGCTCAGTTCGTTTCAACTTTCAATGTATTCCTGACACACAA GCAAGGAGCTCAGGGAACCTTTGACACGGCGTCAAAGGTGGAGTTGGCGGCCGAGTTCGACACTGAGAACTCTGACGAGGCGCTTCTGAAGATTCTCGAGCAGGGTTCCATGCAGAACATGGAG ATGCCTGGCCGACAAGGCGTAACGAATGAGTCTATGAGCTCGATGAGAGTAAAATAG
- a CDS encoding uncharacterized protein (EggNog:ENOG41) encodes MAPADSPPCPSGSNSSSSSRRSSWAALLQKYEDAMEYCDDDAMSDADQPEVITKMSQLGIEETSVPATGARVNDPELQTIAETVSLDTAIQVPQITIDNNSVPVLDSESHGQLKAHGPFHKWMRTIHRRARHRSTLSDGSINSLRPPLEPELRSRTPAWKRSHHRQSSSGSSFAFVSAVRSASASLASVSAMARSRKTTARSQGFSVTERSSRASMTAPRASEDSSFLESHSLADLAAIERSLQRRKVLEELISTEEGYIGDVYFTILAALPSICVGLRSSINQNLTGIVKLHEQLLGELHRAVPYSEYTQINVSPTITPFANPNCLHAHSHKRWSSLGAVPEQNMKARWLLKAPGMLADPQVAAEVAKVFAKKVNMLFIYEEYGATYEMMIKDISAAQQAMPNWETYQKGLEALAMALGSSKGSEEGAKKALTINDLLVKPIQRICKYPLLFSELLKCTPISDCPNSHMEIENTLTRLREATTEINRASDDEGVKSILEKTWILQDRLAFPDRKLDAVSKNQIRSFGHIRLCGTLHVCWQTNDGVDGQYFICLLYRHVLCLASAGKVDPIYTIMACINLDDIRLEEVDNGRGIQCHTAPFSWKLVFECDHQLCELIMTACTPKEEMEWRSRLARPVREDQELRPSDMFSSLYINVKSLGTVFGKPGTLARRMSIQRATTVGGARAPLCQVILKNTNVLRDHGNNSSAAMAVNRSHSLLTTATRIPVLAPPRGERARLEALLSDVWSREVLPFPRMTVKSRGENLVRSSASTVIRKLSVASFASSFTKRSASSTQKNQPGENIATETTKRRDVKSPKEPHLYDDASLREEAGRKAKRQRTTKEQAAATTPARSMKRATGSVRRREVREHKMPKRDIASDIHQIPTRMASATISLPVKSTNLRAMTPLPSALPGDVDNTRKSSTEKIRNLGLWSKIGGVKNDTPSSFKRLLTIGRD; translated from the exons ATGGCGCCAGCCGATTCTCCTCCTTGCCCCAGTGGCTCCAACTCGAGCTCGAGTTCTCGACGCTCGAGCTGGGCTGCTTTGCTGCAAAAATACGAAGATGCAATGGAATATTGCGATGACGACGCCATGTCTGATGCTGACCAGCCTGAAGTTATCACAAAAATGTCCCAGCTTGGTATTGAAGAAACCAGTGTTCCTGCGACTGGGGCAAGAGTCAACGACCCTGAGCTTCAGACCATCGCTGAAACAGTGTCTCTGGATACCGCCATCCAGGTGCCTCAGATCACTATTGACAATAATAGTGTCCCGGTATTAGACTCGGAGAGCCATGGACAACTCAAAGCACACGGCCCATTCCATAAATGGATGCGAACGATACATCGCCGAGCTCGGCATCGATCCACGCTGTCGGACGGAAGCATTAATTCTCTGCGACCGCCACTTGAGCCAGAGCTTCGCAGCCGCACACCAGCCTGGAAGAGATCACACCATCGACAGTCGTCCTCTGGGTCTTCGTTTGCCTTTGTTTCGGCGGTTCGGAGTGCTAGTGCCAGTCTCGCCAGTGTCAGCGCCATGGCACGATCTCGAAAGACTACTGCACGCTCGCAGGGCTTTTCTGTGACGGAACGTAGCAGCAGAGCTTCCATGACAGCGCCGCGTGCGTCAGaagacagcagcttcttggagagCCACTCTTTGGCCGACCTGGCTGCTATCGAGAGGTCATTACAGCGAAGAAAAGTACTAGAAGAGCTTATCAGTACAGAAGAGGGGTACATTGGTGAT GTATATTTCACAATCTTAGCGGCGTTGCCCTCTATTTGCGTTGGACTACGGTCATCAATCAACCAGAACTTGACCGGGATTGTCAAGCTACACGAGCAACTTCTAGGCGAACTACACAGGGCAGTTCCATACTCCGAATACACGCAAATCAACGTATCACCTACGATTACTCCATTTGCCAACCCAAACTGTCTCCATGCCCATAGCCACAAACGTTGGTCCAGTCTCGGCGCAGTGCCTGAGCAAAATATGAAAGCAAGGTGGCTCTTGAAAGCCCCGGGTATGCTGGCCGATCCGCAAGTGGCAGCAGAGGTCGCAAAAGTTTTTGCAAAAAAG GTAAACATGCTCTTCATATATGAAGAGTATGGGGCGACATATGAAATGATGATCAAAGACATCAGTGCAGCTCAGCAAGCCATGCCAAACTGGGAGACGTATCAGAAAGGCCTCGAGGCCTTGGCTATGGCGCTGGGATCCTCCAAGGGTAGCGAAGAAGGGGCGAAAAAGGCTCTTACAATCAATGATCTTCTTGTCAAG CCTATACAAAGAATCTGCAAATATCCTCTACTGTTCTCTGAGCTTCTCAAGTGCACTCCAATATCAGACTGTCCAAACTCACACATGGAAATTGAAAACACCCTGACACGGCTTCGCGAAGCAACCACGGAGATCAATCGGGCATCGGACGATGAGGGGGTAAAGTCCATTCTTGAAAAAACATGGATCCTCCAAGATCGATTAGCCTTTCCAGACAGA AAACTTGATGCAGTTTCAAAAAACCAGATACGATCATTCGGTCACATTCGTCTTTGCGGAACGCTTCATGTATGTTGGCAAACCAATGATGGAGTAGATGGGCAGTACTTTATCTGTTTGCTTTACCGCCATGTTCTCTGCCTTGCTTCTGCCGGCAAGGTCGATCCGATATACACAATTATGGCCTGTATCAATCTTGATGATATCAGACTTGAGGAGGTAGACAATGGGAGAG GAATACAATGTCACACTGCGCCATTTTCCTGGAAGTTGGTATTTGAGTGCGACCATCAGTTATGTGAATTGATTATGACTGCTTGCacgccaaaagaagaaatggagTGGAGGTCAAGATTGGCTCGGCCAGTGAGAGAAGACCAAGAGCTGAGGCCGTCGGATATGTTTAGTTCATTGTATATAAATGTAAAAAGCTTGGGAACAGTTTTTGGAAAGCCAG GAACGCTCGCCCGACGGATGTCGATACAAAGGGCCACTACTGTTGGAGGGGCCAGGGCGCCCCTATGCCAAGTCATCTTGAAAAATACAAATGTGCTGCGGGATCATGGCAACAACTCGtccgctgccatggctgtcAATCGCTCACATTCTTTGTTGACAACTGCTACCCGGATACCGGTCCTTGCGCCGCCAAGAGGTGAAAGAGCTCGGCTAGAGGCGCTCTTATCAGATGTGTGGAGCAGAGAAGTCCTCCCGTTTCCTAGAATGACGGTGAAGTCTCGAGGTGAAAATTTAGTCCGAAGCTCGGCATCTACGGTTATCAGAAAGCTCAGCGTAGCCAGCTTTGCAAGCTCCTTTACAAAGAGGtcggcttcttcaacacaGAAGAACCAGCCCGGCGAAAATATCGCCACGGAAACGACCAAGCGTCGAGATGTCAAAAGTCCAAAGGAGCCGCATTTGTATGATGACGCTAGTCTAAGGGAAGAGGCAGGTAGAAAGGCGAAAAGACAGCGGACTACAAAGGAGCAGGCTGCAGCAACAACACCAGCGCGCAGCATGAAAAGAGCGACTGGAAGCGTTCGGCGGCGCGAAGTTCGAGAACATAAGATGCCCAAGCGGGACATTGCCAGCGATATACATCAAATCCCTACTCGTATGGCATCCGCGACTATTTCCCTGCCCGTAAAATCGACCAACTTGAGGGCCATGACGCCTCTTCCCAGTGCTCTTCCTGGTGACGTGGATAATACAAGGAAGTCGTCTACAGAAAAGATTCGAAACTTGGGCTTATGGTCCAAAATCGGCGGAGTGAAGAATGACACACCAAGCAGCTTCAAAAGGCTGCTCACAATTGGCAGGGATTAG